The Gavia stellata isolate bGavSte3 chromosome 15, bGavSte3.hap2, whole genome shotgun sequence region ctccccccaTCACAAACCAGCCGGGGAAAGTGGAgggaccccccccgcccctcctgccccaccagTGCCTTGCCGAGCCCGGGACTCGCCGCCCCGAGAGCTGCCGGGGATATGGCGGGACGGCTGCCCCGGGAGGGGGtgagcctctcctgctccccaccAGCGGCCCTGGCCCCCCCggagctggggggggctgggacACAGACACCAGCTTTAACCCCCCTGGGCCTGAAGCCATCGCTGATCTCACCGCCTGTGCCTTGGAGCGGGGCGAGCCCCACCCCAACGCCTGGGGgacccccagtgccccccccatGCCCGGGGGAGCCAGCGCCCTCCCTGCCTGGGGGCTCCCCCCAAAGGGGGTCACGCTGTCCCTGCACGGGATGGGGCCCCCattgctgcagcacagggtCCCCTCGCCCCGCTCAGGGTTGGGGCCCCGCGCTCGTCTCACTTGGGTCGCCCATGGGTGCAAAaggggctcccccagccccggggtgcTCGTCCCTGCGGCACAccctggggtgcaggcaggggctcggccccccccgctgctgcccgcagggctggggcagggtgcgGCAGCGAGCCCCCGAACCCCCAAAGCCAGGAAACATGTTGTGTCTCTGCTGCCCCGGGcaggggggctggggctgcctggggacccccccgAGCTGcgcagccccacggcccccccagatgctgcagcctgtgccccCCGCCCGGGAGCTGCTGTGCCCCTGCGGGTTTGGGGCAGGACGTGTAGATTGATgcacttttgctttttgtactttccccctccctgggtgggggggggcagcgccCGCACctcggggtgctgggggggaccCCCAGGGACAGCGGgagcggggacccccccggggcctcCCCTCGGGGCTGAGGCCCCGGTGCCCCCTCAGCCAAACTCCTCTGCACATTTTTCTGCGCTGGccggggggtccgggggggtccCGTGCGGTGCCGGGGGGGGCCATCCCCCGGCCCGGGGTTGCAGCTTGCACACAAGCACTACaggtccccccccccccccccccccccgccgcacGCCCCTTCtatttttgtattctttgtAAATCGCTATTTATATCAGACTGCCTTTTCTGGGGGCTCTGAGTCTCACtctgggggggctgcgggcgtCACGGGGGGGTGTCTGTGTGTCGCAGTGTGTCGGTCTGCCGGGGGGGGCATTTAATTCCCAGTACAGCAGGTGGAGGGGTtgggcagtgctgggctgcccagtacaagagagactGGGATGTACTGGACGGAGCCCGgcatgggggtgctggggggactGGGGTGGCTCTGGTGGTGGGAGCGGCTGGAgcagggggccgggggggtgtACACGCACTCCGTGCGCGCGGCCTGcgtgtgtgcacacgtgtgtgcatGTACACACGTGTAGGCTGTGCGCGCACGGGGGGTGCAGCGGTACGGGTGGGGGTACGCGGGTGTGGCTGTGTGGTGCCTCTCTGCCTGTGCGCACACGGGCGGGTGTGTGGGGTGTGCGCACACGCGTGCGGGTGTTTGTGCGGGTGTGCACCCCTACACGTGTGTACAGGtgttggggggtgtgtgtgtgagtgtgcacacatgtgtagaggggggtgtgtgtgtgtgcacacgcaTGTATGGGTGCttgcagtgtgtgtgtgcacacacgtGTACGGGTGCTTGtagtgtgtatgtgtgcatgccCACACATGTAGagggtgtctgtgtgtgtgtgtgtacacgtgTGCATGGGTGCTTGTagtgtgtgtatgcacacacGTGTACGGGTGCttgtagtgtgtgtgtgtgtgcacccaCACATGTAGacggggggtgtgtgtgtgcgcacacgTGTGCATGGGTGCTTGTAGTGTGTGTGTGCGCCCACATGTGTAGAGGGTGTGTGCACGCACgcatgtatgcatgtgtgtagtgcatgtgtgcacacacatgtagagggtgtgtatgtgtgcacacGCATGTACGGGTGCttgtagtgtgtgtgtgtgcatgcccACACATGTAGagggtgtctgtgtgtgtgtgtgtacacgtgTGCATGGGTGCTTGTAGTGTGTGTATGCACACGCGTCTACGGGTGCttgtagtgtgtgtgtgtgtgcacccaCACATGTAGacggtgtgtgtgtgtgcgcacatgTGTGCTTGTAGTGTGTGTGTGCGCCCATATGTGTagagggtgtgtgtgtgcgcgtgcaCGTGTGTATGCATGCGTGTAGTgcgtgtgtgcacacacatgtagagggtgtgtatgtgtgcacatgcatgtaCGGGTGCTTGtagtgtgtatgtgtgcatgccCACACATGTAgatggtgtgtgtgtgtgtacacgtgTGCATGGGTGCttgtagtgtgtgtgtgtgcacccaCACATGTAgatggtgtgtgtgtgtgcacacacatgtgcatgggtgcttgtggtgtgtgtgtgtgcccaCATGTGTAGAGGGTGTGTGTGCACGCACGCATGTATGCATGCGTGTAGTGCGTGCATGCCCACACATGTAGAGGgtatgtgtgcacacacatgtacGGGTGCTTGTAGTGTGTGTGTACCCACACATGTAGAGGGTGTCTGTGCACATGTGTGTaaagggggtgtgtgtgcacacgCATGTACGGGTGCCTGTGGTATGTGTGTGCGCCCACACGTATGggggtatgtgtgtgtgcgcacacgCGTGTGGGTGTTTGTGGGGGTGTGCACCCCTACACGTGTGTACAGGtgttggggggggtgtgtgcacatgcatatACGGGTGCttgtgggggggtgtgggtgccCACACGTGTGGGGGTGTCTGTAGGTGCCCACACGTAcaggggggtgtgggggggtgtgggtgccCACACGTGTGGGGGTGTCTGTAGGTGCCCACACGTAcaggggggtgtgggggggtgtgggtgccCACACGTGCCCCTGTGTCTCCCGCCCGGGTCTGTATGTGGGTGCGCTCTCGGGGGCGGGGCGCCCCTCCCGTGGGGGGGCGTGTCCCGgcgaggccccgccccgcgATGCGAGTGCCGGAGGGTGCCGGCAGGGGGCGCCGGCGCGCACAGCCGCAGTCGCGGGCGGTCccgcgggccccgccgccgccgccgccgccgccgccgggccgggccgcgtcAGGAGCGGCGACACCGGGCGATGAGATGACAACGTCCACCCTGCAGGTacggcgggcggggcggggcgggccgggggggctgccggAGCCGGGCCTCGGCCTGCGCCTCCCCGGGCCCTGGCGGGGCCTCCTCCCGTCCCGCTGTGAGGCCGCGCCGGGGGAGGCCTCACCCGGTCCCGGTGCGGTGCCGGCCGGGGAACGGCCTCACCCTGCCCCGGTGCGGTGCCGGCCGGGGAACGGCCTCACCCGGTGCCGGCCGGGGGGAGGCCTCGCTCTGCCGCGGTTCCAGGCCCCGCTGGGGCGGCCTCATCCTGCCCCGTGCCCTGCCGGGgcggtggggaggaaggagggccGCGTCCTGCCGGGCACTGCGGAAggggccccgccggccgccccggTGCGAgcaggcccggcccggccccctcGGGGGTGGGGAAGGGCCTCGTCCCGCTCTGGCCCCGGTGCCGCTCCCCGGCTCACGGCGCTGCGCCCTCCCCCGCCAGAAAGCCATCGACCTGGTCACCAAAGCCACCGAGGAGGACAAGGCCAAGAACTACGAGGAGGCGCTGCGGCTGTACCAGCACTCCGTGGAGTACTTCCTGCACGCCATCAAATGTGAGATGGGGCCGGTGTCCCCACGGCTCCAGCccggggggctcgggggggctcTGGAGGGGGCCGCGGGGTTGTTGGCTGTGGCACGGGGCCACGGGTGATGCTCGGGGGGTCTCTGCAGATGAGGCTCACAGCGACAAGGCGAAGAAGAGCATCCGAGCCAAGTGCATGCAGTACCTGGACCGGGCGGAGAAGCTGAAGGAGTACCTGCGCAGCAAGGACAAGCAGGGCAAGAAGCCGGTTAAAGAGTCCCAGAATGACAACAAGGGGTGCGTGGGGGGTGCGAGGGCCCCTCCGGCCCGACGGCGGAGCTGGCAGGACCCTGCTGCCACACCAGGGCTGGTCCCGCTCCTGACCTGTGTCCCCTTTCCCCAGGAGCGACAGTGACAGTGAGGGCGAGAACCCAGAGAAGAagaagctgcaggagcagctgatGGGTGAGAGGCTGCGGTGGCCGCAGTGGGCACGGTTGCGTTGGCTGGCTGCGGGGTCAGCGGAGGGATTCCCAAACGGCCGTTGCGAGgggtggctgcagggagggggacaggctGTGGGACTGGGGCCCAGGGGAGCCCCCAAACCGTGCTCCGTGCTGAGGGGCAGTGGGGTTGGTGTTGGTGGGGCGGAGGTGTGGGGAAGGACGCAGGCTCTAGCTCTCCAGCAGACGTCAGGAGTGCAGTGCCTGTCTCCATGGGGCCACATGAGCAGAGTTGCCCCCTCGCAGGTGCCATCATGATGGAGAAGCCCAACGTGCGGTGGAGTGACGTGGCCGGCCTGGAGGGAGCGAAGGAAGCCCTGAAGGAAGCCGTGATCCTGCCCATCAAGTTCCCGCACTTGTTCACAGGTGAGGGTCACGGCAGCACCACGGCTGCCGCTCGCCCGCAGAGAAGGTGCCGTGGGGCGGCAGCTGGGGTGATGGCATGCAGGGAGGTGACCCCGAGCAGCAGGGACACGTGTCTCTGCGGGCCCACATGGATCTGGCCTGCTCAGGGAAGGGGAATCTGTGACGCTGGCCTCTGTTGCAGGGAAGCGCACGCCCTGGCGAGGGATCCTGCTCTTTGGGCCCCCCGGCACTGGCAAGTCCTACTTGGCCAAGGCCGTGGCCACAGAGGCCAACAACTCCACCTTCTTCTCCGTGTCCTCCTCGGACCTGATGTCGAAGTGGCTGGGAGAGAGCGAGAAGTAAGCTGGCAGCAGAGGTGCgcggctgctgcaggctggtTCCCGGCCTCCCCGCTGGCTGGGGTGGCAGTGCCGGAGCGCTGACTGGGGCAGAAGAGCCACCAGTGTTGGTGAACCCCATTAACGCAGATAACAGGTCCCAGGGGAGAGCACGGGCCCTCCTGAGGCTCCACAGCCTGGGGACGGTCCTTCTCCCGGCACAGTGCTCACCTCCTCCGTGCCACTGCAGCGTTgccagggtgggcaggggcaggaggagccgGCGGTGCCTGGCGTTCCTCGCCCCGGGGCTGTTGTGGGCTCTGGGTGGTGTCGGTGCTGTGGAGGGTCTCTGAGCGGGGACGCCATCCCCTGCTTTGTTCGCAGGCTGGTGAAGAATCTCTTTGAGCTGGCGAGGCAGCACAAGCCCTCCATCATCTTCATCGACGAGGTGGACTCACTGTGTGGCTCCCGCAATGAGAATGAGAGCGAGGCGGCGCGACGCATCAAGACAGAGTTCCTGGTGCAGATGCAGGGTGTGTGGGGCTTCCCCGGCGGGACGAGCTGGCACAGGGAGGGAGTGGGGGCCCGGGAAGGCAGGGGAGCCGGATGGGTGGGCAAGTGTGGGAGCTGCCGGACGCCTTTGTCCCGCGTTTCCCTGCGGACTGCGCTGAGCTGTCTGCCTGGTTTCCTTGGGCAGGTGTGGGGAACAGCAGCGATGGGATCCTGGTGCTGGGTGCTACCAACATCCCCTGGGTGCTGGACTCGGCCATCAGGAGAAGGTGAGCAGGACACAATGCCCCCCCCTGCTCCCGGACTCGTGGGGGCGTGCCTTGGCAGGGTCTGGCAGCGTGGGGCTCACCCCCCCGCCTGCCTGCGCTGCCCTCAGGTTCGAGAAGCGGATCTACATCCCACTGCCCGAGGAGGCGGCCCGGGCCCAGATGTTCAAGCTGCATCTGGGCAACACCCCGCACTGCCTGACGGAGGCCAACATCCAGGAGCTGGCCCGGAAGACGGACGGCTACTCGGGAGCCGACATCAGCATCATCGTGCGGGACGCCCTGATGCAGCCTGTACGCAAGGTGCAGTCGGCCACCCACTTCAAGAAGGTGAGGgggggctgctcctggctggggtgggTGTCTGaccctgggagctgggggggtgCCCATGGCTGCCTTCGCTGCCGCGGCCCCCGTCCCGCCCGCGAGCACCGTGCCGCCTGGCTCCGCCGCAGGTCCGCGGTCCCTCCCGCTCCACGCCTGGCGCCTTCGTGGACGACCTCCTGACGCCGTGCTCGCCCGGTGACCCGGGCGCCACCGAGATGACCTGGATGGAGGTGCCCAGCGACAAGCTGATGGAGCCCATCGTCTGCATGGTGAGTGTGGCTGCCGCTGCGCTGGCGTGGGGCCGGGCACCCATCCTGCCGGGATGCTgcagccccggccctgccggtTCCCTGGCCCTCCTCCAGCGCAGCCGCCCGTTtccagggcaggagctgggcagggctggggctcctgggggTGGCTCCCCGAGGGTGCCGAgcccccagggcagggctgggtgttGGGGAAGGGCCCGGgctcctgcaggcagctcccacccaCCCGTGCAACCCACCCCATGCCTGGTCCCGGCTGCCCACTGGCTCCGTGTTGCAGTCGGACATGCTGCGGTCGCTGGCCACCACCCGCCCCACCGTGAACGCCGATGATCTCCTGAAGGTGAAGAAATTCACGGAGGACTTTGGACAGGAAGGTtaaggggctggggggcaggcgtggggctggggtggccgCGCCGGCAGGGCCCTGCCGTGCCCTCCCCGCTGCTCCGGCTGTGCCAAACAGGTTCATCTTCCGCTCACTACTCACCCCATCGCACTGCAGCACTCGGTGGGGCCCGGGGAGCACGGCCCAGGGGGGTGACACTACCGGGGGGGCCTGAGCATGGCCTGGGCGGCCAGGTGCTCCCCCCGGCCGCACCCCAttcttcttcctgctcttttttattttttaaattaatgctgCTTTGGGTTCTGTCTtgtttatatgaaaataaaaacaatccaAATGCTTCGGCCAGTGCCCGGCCCCTGCCTGAGGCTCTGACCGCACTGGGGGACCCatcccgcccccccgccccgctccggcccccAGTACCACACTGCCCCAGGGCTGAGGCCTCTGGCtctgcttgtgctgctgctgccacttgtccccaggcagggtgcagggccTCCCCGCGCCCCAGCCATCTTCGGACAAGGCTTtgtgcctgcagcagggaggcgtggggctgctcagggctttgccCCACGCCCTACAGCATCGTGGGGAGCTCCTCATGCGAGCCCTCGGGTCTTGGAGCCTCAGGGCTCCTGCCACCCAgtgcctgccccacagccagcACCCGGTTTCCCCCTGCACTGTCCCAgtctcagccctgctgcccccccagcTGTGCCCAGTCCTGGGCCGCGGCTGCCACCCTCCATCGTCTCCACCcgccctgtgctgctgcccacACCGTGACCCTGGGCCCCAAACAAGCCCCAGAGGAGGGGATCCCCCCGCCTCACCCGGCCCCAACACACCCCTGGCAGCAGCGCTCTTTCCTAGACCCATAAAATAATTCCAGGTGCAAGGGGCAGCGGGGGCCAGGGTCCTCGGGGCCACCCCAccccgctgcctgcctggggcgCAGGAAGGGCCAGGAGCCGCACCGAGTCCTCACAGTGTGTATTGGCTGCAATAAAGCTGAGTGGGAGCCCCCCGGGGCCGTGGCTCCGCGCTGCTTCCTTTGCCAGGGTAAGGACGGGTGCCCAGCGCCGCGCTGGAGGAGGCCTGGGTACGCACTCCGGGGCTCCGCCACGGCTCTGCTCCGGCGAGACGAGGCACCGGGGCAGGCAGTGGCTGGGCACCGGCCTGCCGGGGCGGTGGGCGTCAGTccaggagctccctccaggcgACGTTGGTGAAGGTGCGGGCGTCCATCCGGTCGATGTAGAGGATCCCGTCCAGGTGGTCCATCTCGTGCTGGATGACGCGGGCGGCCCAGCCCGTCGCCTCCCAGCTCACCGGCTCCCCGCGCTCGTCCACGCCTGCTGCCCGGGAGAGCGGCGGTCGGCGGGGCTGGGACCAGGGGAGGGGGCCTGGGTGGTAACggcgggggaaagggggggaccCGCGTGAAGGTGGGGGGCAGGTGCGGTGtctcccccgccccggggctgggaagggcagggcCCCCGGGGGAGGGGGCCGGTAGAGCCGGTGGGGTCCGTACCGGAGACGTGGACGGCCCAGTGGCGCGGGACGTAGGCGGAGAAGCCCTTGAGGCTGGCGCAGCCCTCGGGCGCGGTGACGAAGCGGGCGTCGAGGACGCGGAGCGCGGGGTTGACGAGCAGGCGGAGCGGGAAGGGCTCGATGCGGTgggcgcggcgcagcgccggCGGGTACCGGCTGCAGCGGGCAGGGGACAGCTCGGCGGCGAAGACGCGCAGCGGTACGCCCAGCTGCGGGGCGCTCAGCCCCAGGCACGGCCTCCGCCGCAGCCCGGCCGCCAGCGCCGCCGCCAGCTCCCGCAGCTCGGGGCCGCCCAGCCGCTCCGGGGccacggcggcggcggcggcgcgcagCACCGGGGCGCCCACCTGGCAGGGCTCGGCGAAGGGCGGAGCGGGCGGGCCCAGCACCCGCCGCCGCAGCGCCCGCCAGTACGAGCGCTCCCGCTCGCCCCAGCCCGCCGCGTCCCCGCACCCGCGGCccggggggcccggccgggcccgccccgccagtcgccgccccgccgccagcgccgCCATGATGGCCGGCTCTGCGCGCGCAGCTACGGTGGCCGCGGGGCGCCCGCCCGGAGCGCCGCGGGGCGGGAGAGAGAGCGACCCCTGGCGGCGTGGGGGAGGGCGCGGTgcccggggcaggcgggggtggggggggctgcCCGGTGCAGGCGGGGGGGTCCTACgggcgggggggcaggcagcgggaaggcgggcaggggccgggggcCACTTCACTGCCAAGGGGTGGGGGTCTCGGGGTGACAcagcccggcccagccccgctACCCCGTGGCCGCCAGAACGTCCGGCAGCAgagcccccccgggggggctcTCCTGCCCCTGCGCAGGCAGGGGGTCCCCGGGCAGgacctcctcttccccctccgGACGTGGGGTGATCTCCTGGGCCGGTTCCTCCTCGCCCGGCGCCGGCAGGAGGAAAGCCAGCGGCTCCCTGAGGGCGACCACCTCGATGCGGCCCAGGCGGCCGAAACgctgcagctgggtgggggggacacctGCCAGACAGGGAGAGGGGACTCGGGGGGGGCCCATGGGGAACCCCCAGAGAGGTGGCAacagtgggacagggcccagtatgtcttggggggggggggagctgccggtgGGGGCAGAGCCGCGATAGCCCCcaccggcagctccccccccccagacaaaccccccccggggTCTCACCCAGCGCCTGCGCGATCTGTGCCGGGGGAAAGAGGACCTGGAGGCAGCGGTTGAGGTAAGGCAGCAGGTCCTCCAGGAAGGCCATGCAGAACTGGGCAAAGAGCTCCTGCTCCCGCCCGCTGAAAGCCGCCTCCTCCGCACGGTGGAAGGCCAGGATGGTTTTGGTCACCTGGAGCAAAAAAGCAGAGTCGTTAATTCCCCGGAGAGTCGTTAAGTCTCCCCGCAGACAAGCCCCCAACCACAGGGACAAGAGGaatcgatgggcccaggccagtttGCGAGATTGAGCAAGGCCAAGGGTTGGGTCCTGCGCTTGGGTCACAACCCCACGCAATGCTACAGGCGTGGAGAAGAGCGGCTGGAaggctgcccggcagaaaaggatcAGCTGAGTACaagccggcagtgtgcccaggtggccaaggaggccaacagcatcctggcctgtgtcagaaatagtgtgggcagcaggagcagggaggtgatcgtgcccctgtactcggcgctggtaaggccgcacctcgaatgctgtgttcagttttgggcccctcactccaagaaggacattgaggtgctggagcgtgtccagagaagggcgacgaagctggtgaggggtctggagcacaagtctgatgagaaacggctgagggagctggggttgttccgtctggagaagaggaggctgagggagacctcatcgctctctacaactgcctgaaagggggttgtggggaggtgggtgttggtctcttctcccaagtgacaggacaagaggaaatggcctcaagttgcaccaggggtgtttaggctggatattaggaaaagctttttcactgaaagggttgtcagacactggaatgggctgcccagggaggtggttgagtcaccatccctggaggtatttaaaagacatgtggatgtggtgctcagggacatggtttagtggtggactggGCAGTGCTatgttaacagttggactcgttgatcttaaaggtcttctccaacctccatgattctgtgattctatccTATGAATACTTGGGGCAGGGCGAGCCCGTCCCTGTGTTCTCCCGGGACAAGGCACAGCTCCGTCCCCCGGCACCTCACCTCGCCGAGCGCGTCCTCCAGGCAGGCGGTGACATCCTGGGCCAGGGCGACAGGACAGCAGAGCCGCAGGTCATTGAAGGCGACGAGGAGGCCGTTGAGGAAGCAGGCGAGAGGCGGGAAGTCCAGCAGCACCATGGGTGGCTGCAGCGTCCCCGGCTGGGCTGCGGGCACCGGCACCCCTGCGCTGCTCCCCAGGACGGCCGGGGCGGAGATGAGTGTGTAGGAATTCATCTCCTCCCGAAACTTCTCCACCGCCTCCTCCACTGCCTTCCTGAAAGTGGCAGCGGCCACGCGCTGGAAGAGGGGGGCCAGCTGCCCGCGAAAATCGGCCCCCACCCTGCTGAAGGAGAGGCCAAAGTACATGCACTGTCCCAGCAGCGAGTCCAGGCGGCCGCCCACCCCGCGCCGGAGATCGTGCTCCAGCGTCCGCAGGAACTCAGAGACCttctgcagcacccagctgtGGAAGATGGCCCCCTCATTGAGGGTCTGCCCCTCGGGGGGCAGGAGCGGCTCCTCGTCGGAAAAGATGGCGCGATACTGGGTGACGATGTCGAAGAGGTGGACGCGGCAGGCCTCGATGGTCTTGGTGATGTGGAAGTAGGGGTCGTCCTCGGGGATGGAGGCCTGGATGGAGCGCAGCCAGGCATCCCGCGCCTGCAGGAACTTGATGCGCAGCTCGGCCTCCGTGAAGACGTCCATGCGCCGCAGGTAGCCGATGACCcgcaggcaggctggcagctggATGTTGGTGCGGAGCTGCTGGATGAGCTGGTTCAGCATCAGCTGGGTGGACTGGCGCACCTCGTCCACGATGCCCTGGGGTGGGAGAGAGGCCTTAGCGGTCGGGGCCATggggcggctgcggggcaggggcagagcgGGGCCTACCTGGATCACGGGGATGCTGCTGTGCTTCTTCTCCAGCCGGCGCACGTAGGCAGCGAGCTCCAGCGCCTCCTCGTAGTAGCCGTTGCGGACACAGGTGTCCATGAGCTGCGGGATCTCCAGGATCTCCAGGATCTCCGTATGCCGGTTCAGCGTCAGGCTGTTCATGCGCCGGCTGCAGGCGATCTCCTCGGCATCGCGCATGAAGTTCCTGCGGGACCGGGACGGGATCAGCACGCAGCAGGTGGACCCCAGGACCCTCCCACCCACACTGGCTTCTCCCCAGCATCATTCAGGGCCCCTTCCCAGCTTTGCCTCTACCCCCAGTCCCAACCAGTCCCGATCCTTACTGGGCCCAGCACCAGGACCCCCcttgccctccccagcccagccctcacCGGTGTCCCCTGCTcgcagggctgctcctgcacTCTCAGACCCTGTCCCAGCCTCACTCCATCCCCAGTCCTTTCTGCTCCCCCTCAGCGCCCCCATTTCCACCCGTGCCTTCCCCGCCCCgacccccgccgccccgctccccatCCTCGCACCGGCAGGCGTCCTGGAGGGCGGGCAGGCGGCCTAGCAGGCTACCGAGGCGGCTCTCGATGCCGCCGAAGCCGCGGCCGGCGCGGCCGGTGCACTCGGCGGAGCGGATGAAGGCCCGGTAGTGCTCGAAGGCCAGGCGGCGCGTCTCCGCCCCCACCCGCGCCCGCTCCGCCGCCAGCCGCGCCGGCTCCCGGCCCAGCTCCGCCAGCCCCAGCGCCGCCAGCTCGGCCACGTAGGCGGAGAGCTCGgggccgccgggccccgccgccgccgggccgcgcaGCCAGGCCAGCAGCCGGgcctcctccgccgccgccgccatcgcGCCGCTCTGGCTGTCCCGTCTCTACGGGCCGCCGCGCCACTTCCGGTCAGCAGCTTCCGGTTCCGCAGCTTCCGGTTCCGGCGCGGCCCCGCGTGTGCGGCGCGGGGCGATGCGATGCGGCCGCTGACGGAGGCGGAGACGCGGGCGGTCTTCGAGAAGCTGGGGAGATAGTGAGGGGCCGGGGACCGGGGGACcgggcacggggctggggaggggatggggcccgggagggctggggccggggaccggaggggccggggccgggagatggggccggggccggggccggggccgggctcACGGGGTCTCCCCCCGCAGCATCGGTGAGAACATCCAGCTGCTGGTGGACCGGCCCGATGGCACTTACTGCTTCCGCCTGCACCGCGACCGTGTCTACTACCTGAggtgagcggggccgggcgggcccAGCGGCGGGGGGCCCGGGCAGGGCGTACGGGGGGCTGTGGTGGCAGCCTGCGCGGGGCCGCTGGCCTGGGAGCCGCTCCAGCTCtgccccccccgctccccccagcGAGAAGCTGCTGAAGGTGGCTGCGAGCGTCCCCCGGGACAA contains the following coding sequences:
- the VPS4A gene encoding vacuolar protein sorting-associated protein 4A → MTTSTLQKAIDLVTKATEEDKAKNYEEALRLYQHSVEYFLHAIKYEAHSDKAKKSIRAKCMQYLDRAEKLKEYLRSKDKQGKKPVKESQNDNKGSDSDSEGENPEKKKLQEQLMGAIMMEKPNVRWSDVAGLEGAKEALKEAVILPIKFPHLFTGKRTPWRGILLFGPPGTGKSYLAKAVATEANNSTFFSVSSSDLMSKWLGESEKLVKNLFELARQHKPSIIFIDEVDSLCGSRNENESEAARRIKTEFLVQMQGVGNSSDGILVLGATNIPWVLDSAIRRRFEKRIYIPLPEEAARAQMFKLHLGNTPHCLTEANIQELARKTDGYSGADISIIVRDALMQPVRKVQSATHFKKVRGPSRSTPGAFVDDLLTPCSPGDPGATEMTWMEVPSDKLMEPIVCMSDMLRSLATTRPTVNADDLLKVKKFTEDFGQEG
- the COG8 gene encoding conserved oligomeric Golgi complex subunit 8, translated to MAAAAEEARLLAWLRGPAAAGPGGPELSAYVAELAALGLAELGREPARLAAERARVGAETRRLAFEHYRAFIRSAECTGRAGRGFGGIESRLGSLLGRLPALQDACRNFMRDAEEIACSRRMNSLTLNRHTEILEILEIPQLMDTCVRNGYYEEALELAAYVRRLEKKHSSIPVIQGIVDEVRQSTQLMLNQLIQQLRTNIQLPACLRVIGYLRRMDVFTEAELRIKFLQARDAWLRSIQASIPEDDPYFHITKTIEACRVHLFDIVTQYRAIFSDEEPLLPPEGQTLNEGAIFHSWVLQKVSEFLRTLEHDLRRGVGGRLDSLLGQCMYFGLSFSRVGADFRGQLAPLFQRVAAATFRKAVEEAVEKFREEMNSYTLISAPAVLGSSAGVPVPAAQPGTLQPPMVLLDFPPLACFLNGLLVAFNDLRLCCPVALAQDVTACLEDALGEVTKTILAFHRAEEAAFSGREQELFAQFCMAFLEDLLPYLNRCLQVLFPPAQIAQALGVPPTQLQRFGRLGRIEVVALREPLAFLLPAPGEEEPAQEITPPLPAPPARQPRVDERGEPVSWEATGWAARVIQHEMDHLDGILYIDRMDARTFTNVAWRELLD